Proteins encoded by one window of Chrysemys picta bellii isolate R12L10 chromosome 10, ASM1138683v2, whole genome shotgun sequence:
- the LOC101934907 gene encoding arpin yields the protein MSRPCEERGLRARPVHSERLPGRWDPPALQGGNGVILEGELLDVSRHLIMDINGRKERYYVLYIRPSQAHRRKFDAKGNEREPNFSDTRKVNTGFLMSSFKVEAKGDTDRLSPEELKGLVTKPELLSVTERHTPSQAVAFWLLETELEKMELELGAEIRLKTRGDSPFIFSLAKLHAGTVTKCNFVGDAQAGASWTDNIMANRPQGGPAPEPRGQGDGAEEDEWDD from the exons ATGAGCCGCCCGTGTGAGGAGCGCGGCCTGCGCGCCCGGCCGGTGCACAGCGAGCGGCTGCCCGGGCGCTGGGACCCGCCCGCCCTGCAGGG TGGGAATGGCGTGATTCTGGAGGGAGAGCTTCTTGATGTCTCTCGTCACCTCATCATGGATATTAACGGCAGGAAG gagcgaTACTATGTGCTGTACATTAGGCCCAGCCAGGCCCATCGGCGCAAGTTTGATGCCAAGGGAAATGAGAGAGAGCCCAACTTCAGCGACACCAGGAAGGTGAACACCGGCTTCCTCATGTCCTCCTTCA AAGTGGAAGCCAAAGGCGATACGGACAGGCTGTCCCCCGAGGAGCTGAAGGGGCTGGTGACTAAGCCGGAGCTGCTGAGTGTGACCGAgcgccacacccccagccaggctgtggcctTCTGGCTGCTGGAGACGGAGCTGGAGAAGATGGAgttggagctgggagcagagatcCGTCTGAAAACCCGGGGTGACAGCCCCTTCATAT TCTCTCTAGCCAAGCTGCATGCAGGGACAGTGACCAAGTGTAACTTTGTTGGCGACGCACAGGCTGGGGCTTCCTGGACTGACAACATCATGGCTAACAGACCTCAAGGAGGGCCAGCCCCCGAGCCCAGGGGACAAGGGGACGGCGCAGAGGAGGATGAATGG GATGACTGA